Proteins from a genomic interval of Triplophysa dalaica isolate WHDGS20190420 chromosome 13, ASM1584641v1, whole genome shotgun sequence:
- the hebp2 gene encoding heme-binding protein 2, whose amino-acid sequence MLKAIGQTLFSTGLQNPKFTPQESKGDYEIRTYHATKWVSTAISGMEQDPAFSLGFRRLFKYIQGTNEKKCKVEMTAPVSCKLEPGAGPACESTFTVSFYIPEEHQADPPKPTEADVFIESRTEFTAFVRTYGGFANSQNSHEELQKLIESLNKDGMKFKEAPYFRAGYDSPFKLTNRRNEVWLIKDEE is encoded by the exons ATGCTTAAAGCCATCGGCCAAACTTTATTTTCAACTGGACTGCAGAACCCAAAGTTTACTCCTCAAGAGAGTAAG GGAGATTATGAGATCCGCACTTACCACGCAACTAAGTGGGTTAGCACAGCTATCAGTGGCATGGAGCAGGACCCAGCCTTCAGCTTAGGGTTCAGAagactcttcaaatatattcaGGGAACTAATGAAAAGA AGTGTAAGGTGGAGATGACTGCACCTGTGAGCTGTAAGTTGGAACCCGGGGCTGGACCTGCCTGTGAGAGCACCTTCACTGTTTCCTTTTACATTCCTGAGGAACATCAGGCTGACCCACCCAAACCTACcgaagcagatgtttttattgagaGCAGAACCGAATTTACGGCATTTGTTAG GACCTACGGAGGCTTTGCTAACAGTCAGAACAGCCACGAAGAGCTTCAGAAACTGATCGAGAGCCTTAATAAAGATGGAATGAAATTCAAGGAGGCCCCATATTTCAGGGCGGGGTACGACAGCCCCTTTAAACTGACCAACCGCAGGAATGAGGTGTGGCTCATTAAAGATGAAGAATAA
- the kif25 gene encoding kinesin-like protein KIF25 has translation MPLFINRDQIFAHQVHLLEHKLRSKEEHILQLETENALLHLKLAESLAKLRYERNEDIRVQKQNHQQRQVQKSTHVALSKLLYEVKVLKQDLRDVFAIYKGFAKELEDQSRQLLECVGTGRNGIQDHQSDIHKLQDQVAALEHTLHEEQQRCREERVRRRLLHNTLVELRGNIRVHCRVRPILPFDHSPGSPTSNGASSCEAVIQAFNDDSVLVNCVKTSSPIMNKIFEFERVHGPDDDQETVFDEVKPLLTSLLDGFNVCIMAYGQTGSGKTHTMIGSQSEGPTAAVKDSQQGIIPKAADELFKLISEKPADSHTVEMSVVEVYNNEVLDLLARDEDGEAVGVKREVITTSTGTSDVPCLKYELVRSSAGVMQLINSVLKLRAHSPTLVHRDSSRSHFIVTLTVTSKSPDALTLARRLQSTRQDIRRMPQKEWWSPRCRRAASSRTSSPASSPCHSPCNSPCPSPRPSIAQTHLKTKLQLVDLAGSECVGMSGVTGAALRESSCINRSLSALSDVLGALAEQRPHVPYRNSKLTHLLQDAIGGDAKLLIMLCVSPTQRFLTESLQSLGFGARARQVQREPPRRKNTALKMK, from the exons ATGCCTCTGTTTATTAATCGAGACCAGATATTTGCGCATCAAGTCCACCTTTTAGAGCACAAACTACGG AGTAAGGAGGAACACATTTTGCAGTTGGAAACAGAGAATGCTCTCCTTCACCTGAAACTCGCCGAG TCTTTGGCCAAACTCCGATATGAAAGGAATGAGGATATCCGTGTCCAGAAACAGAACCATCAGCAGAGACAAGTGCAGAAGTCCACACATGTGGCTCTCTCCAAACTTCTGTATGAAGTAAAG GTGCTCAAACAGGATTTGAGGGATGTCTTTGCAATCTACAAGGGATTTGCCAAAGAACTGGAGGATCAAAGCAGACAGCTTTTGGAATGTGTGGGAACAGGCAGAAATGGTATCCAGGATCACCAAAGTGATATTCATA agCTGCAGGATCAGGTAGCGGCTCTTGAACACACTCTACATGAAGAGCAGCAGAGGTGCAGAGAGGAGAGAGTGAGGAGGAGACTCCTCCACAACACTTTGGTT GAGCTGAGGGGTAATATAAGAGTTCACTGCAGGGTCCGTCCAATTCTACCTTTTGATCACAGCCCAGGATCCCCCACATCTAATGG cGCATCATCATGTGAAGCAGTTATCCAAGCTTTCAATGAT GACTCTGTACTTGTAAACTGCGTCAAAACCTCGAGTCCtataatgaacaaaatatttgaGTTTGAGAG AGTACATGGTCCAGATGATGATCAAGAGACTGTGTTTGATGAAGTGAAGCCTCTTCTGACCTCTCTGCTTGATGG GTTTAATGTTTGTATTATGGCGTATGGGCAGACGGGCAGTGGAAAGACACACACGATGATCGGCTCTCAGTCTGAAGGCCCCACAGCTGCAGTGAAGGACTCTCAACAGGGCATCATTCCAAAAGCAGCCGATGAACTGTTCAA GTTGATCTCAGAGAAGCCTGCAGACAGTCATACAGTGGAGATGTCAGTGGTGGAGGTTTATAATAATGAGGTTCTGGACCTGCTGGCCAGAGATGAAGATGGTGAAGCAGTCGGGGTGAAGAGAGAGGTTATCACCACCAGCACAGGCACAAGTGACGTGCCCTGTTTGAAATATGA gCTGGTACGGAGTTCAGCAGGGGTGATGCAGCTGATCAACTCTGTGTTAAAACTAAGAGCTCACAGTCCCACCCTGGTGCACAGAGATTCTTCCAGATCTCATTTCATCGTCACTCTCACCGTCACCTCCAAAAGCCCTGATGCACTGACACTGG CTCGCAGGCTTCAGAGTACCAGGCAGGATATAAGAAGGATGCCCCAGAAGGAATGGTGGAGCCCACGTTGCCGCAGGGCCGCCTCTTCTCGCACGTCTAGCCCCGCCTCTTCACCGTGTCACTCCCCCTGTAACTCACCGTGCCCCTCTCCCCGACCCAGCATCGCACAGACTCACCTCAAGACCAAGCTGCAGTTAGTAGACCTGGCTGGGAGTGAGTGTGTGG GGATGTCAGGTGTGACAGGTGCAGCTCTGAGGGAGAGCTCCTGTATAAATCGTAGTCTCTCGGCTTTGTCTGATGTTCTGGGAGCTTTAGCTGAACAACGACCTCACGTACCCTACCGCAACAGCAAACTAACACATTTGCTCCAGGACGCCATAG GAGGGGACGCCAAGCTTCTGATAATGCTGTGTGTGTCTCCCACTCAACGCTTTCTCACGGAGTCCCTTCAGTCTCTTGGCTTCGGTGCCAGAGCCAGACAGGTCCAGAGAGAACCGCCACGCAGAAAAAACACAGCTTTGAAGATGAAGTAA
- the acat2 gene encoding acetyl-CoA acetyltransferase, cytosolic, whose translation MNTDAIVVVSAARTPIGSFNGALSSVPLHELGTVVIKDVLKRANLKPEEVSEVIMGHVLTAGHGQNPARQASVAAGIPYSVPAWSCQMVCGSGLKSVCLGAQSIMTGESSIVVAGGMESMSRAPHILNMRSGVKMGDAALQDSILTDGLTDAFHNYHMGITAENVAKQWGVTREAQDQFAVTSQNRTEAAQKAGYFDLEIVPVMVPSRKGPVQVKVDEFPRPGSNNDSMSKLKPCFIKDGSGTVTPGNASGINDGAAAAVLMSQSEAKKRGLKPMARITSWAQAGLDPSVMGTGPIPAIRKAVEKAGWKLDEVDLYEINEAFAAQSIAVVQELGLNREKVNVCGGAISLGHPLGMSGCRVLVTLLHSLQRTGGKKGVASLCIGGGMGIAMCVERE comes from the exons ATGAACACCGACGCGATTGTTGTCGTTTCTGCCGCAAGAACTCCTATAG GGTCATTCAATGGAGCCCTTAGTAGTGTACCCCTCCATGAACTTGGGACAGTAGTCATTAAAGACGTGTTGAAGAGGGCTAATTTAAAACCAGAGGAGGTCTCAGAGGTCATCATGGGACATGTTCTCACTGCAG GTCATGGGCAGAACCCTGCCCGGCAGGCAAGTGTTGCAGCTGGTATTCCATACTCTGTGCCAGCGTGGAGCTGTCAGATGGTGTGTGGATCTGGTCTAAAATCTGTTTGTCTTGGGGCTCAATCCATCATGACAGGAGAATCCAGTATAGTAGTAGCAGGAGGCATGGAGAGCATGAGTCGG GCTCCTCACATACTGAATATGAGGTCAGGGGTGAAGATGGGAGATGCTGCTTTGCAGGATTCTATATTGACTGATGGACTCACAGATGCTTTTCACAACTACCACATGGGCATCACAG CTGAAAATGTGGCCAAGCAGTGGGGTGTGACCCGTGAAGCTCAGGACCAGTTTGCAGTGACTTCACAGAACAGAACTGAAGCTGCACAGAAGGCTGGATATTTTGACCTGGAAATAGTGCCTGTCATGGTTCCATCCAGGAAAG GTCCAGTTCAAGTGAAAGTCGATGAGTTTCCTCGGCCTGGTAGTAATAATGATTCTATGTCTAAACTAAAGCCATGTTTTATAAAGGACGGTTCTGGTACGGTAACACCTGGAAATGCATCAG GGATAAATGATGGAGCCGCAGCCGCTGTTCTCATGAGCCAATCAGAGGCTAAGAAGCGGGGCCTAAAACCAATGGCACGGATCACATCCTGGGCTCAGGCTGGCCTTGACCCTTCAGTCATGGGCACAGGGCCCATTCCTGCTATAAGGAAAGCT GTTGAGAAAGCAGGATGGAAGCTGGATGAGGTCGATCTGTATGAGATAAATGAAGCTTTTGCTGCTCAGTCCATTGCAGTGGTACAGGAGCTCGGGTTAAACCGTGAAAAG GTTAATGTGTGTGGAGGAGCTATTTCTCTTGGACATCCTCTTGGTATGTCTGGTTGTAGAGTGTTGGTGACTCTGCTCCATTCACTTCAGAGGACCGGGGGGAAGAAAGGGGTTGCGTCATTGTGTATAGGTGGTGGAATGGGGATAGCCATGTGTGTAGAAAGAGAGTAA
- the wtap gene encoding pre-mRNA-splicing regulator WTAP: MTNEEPLPKKVRLNESDMKTLTREELCSRWKQHEAYVQMIEAKYADLNSNDVTGLKESEEKLKQQQQESARRENILVMRLATKEQEMQECTTQIQYLKQVQQPNAAQLRSSMVDPAINLFFHKMKAELEQTKDKLEQAQNELSAWKFTPDSQTGKKLMAKCRMLIQENQELGRQLSQGRIAQLEAELALQKKYSEELKSSQDELNDFIIQLDEEVEGMQSTILVLQQQLKETKHQMSQMSQVQGTSSGAGLCRTSPSAASDPSILSEAANTSSVGKDCGRVSNGPSNGNSSQRGASGSSLYREASSADEDYPPSPSVSSPTHGGMSKLSNHSEDAVSQRGGDGYVTQLSAGYESVDSPTGSETSVTQHSNDTDSNADSHEAAAVSKGSRTAGMRHSTQNGLDSSAATKASSASTGSVL, encoded by the exons ATGACCAATGAAGAACCTCTCCCGAAGAAG GTTCGCCTCAATGAATCCGACATGAAGACCTTGACACGAGAGGAACTGTGTTCTCG GTGGAAGCAGCATGAGGCTTACGTCCAGATGATCGAGGCGAAATATGCAGATTTAAACT CCAATGATGTGACGGGCTTAAAGGAGTCTGAGGAGAAGCTCAAGCAGCAACAGCAGGAGTCTGCTCGCAGAGAGAACATTCTGGTTATGAGGCTTGCTACAAAGGAGCAGGAAATGCAAGAGTGCACA ACCCAAATCCAGTATCTGAAGCAAGTCCAGCAACCGAATGCGGCTCAACTGAGATCGTCCATGGTAGACCCTGCCATCAACTTATTTTTCCACAAAATGAAGGCTGAACTGGAACAGACTAAAGACAAACTGGAGCAAGCCCAAAATGAACTGAGTGCCTGGAAATTTACACCTGATag CCAGACTGGTAAGAAGCTGATGGCGAAATGTCGCATGCTGATCCAGGAGAATCAGGAGTTGGGCAGACAACTGTCTCAGGGGCGCATCGCCCAGCTGGAGGCTGAGCTCGCCTTGCAGAAGAAATACAGCGAAGAACTCAAGAGCAGCCAAGATG AACTGAATGACTTTATTATTCAGCTGGATGAGGAGGTGGAGGGCATGCAGAGCACCATCCTGGTTCTTCAGCAGCAGCTGAAAGAGACCAAACACCAGATGTCTCAGATGTCCCAGGTCCAAGGAACTTCTAGTGGGGCTGGTCTATGCAGAACTTCACCTTCAGCTGCCTCTGATCCTTCTATTCTAAGCGAAGCAGCAAACACCTCATCTGTGGGGAAAGACTGCGGAAGAGTGTCCAACGGACCCTCCAATGGGAACTCGTCTCAGAGGGGTGCTTCCGGGTCCAGCCTGTACAGGGAAGCAAGCAGTGCAGATGAAGATTACCCACCTTCACCCTCTGTGTCCAGCCCCACCCATGGTGGTATGTCAAAACTCTCCAACCACTCGGAAGATGCGGTAAGCCAGAGGGGCGGAGACGGGTATGTGACTCAGCTAAGTGCCGGCTATGAGAGCGTGGACTCACCTACAGGCAGCGAGACGTCAGTGACCCAACACTCTAATGATACAGACTCCAATGCCGACTCCCATGAGGCCGCCGCTGTCTCCAAAGGCAGCAGGACTGCGGGTATGCGGCACAGCACTCAGAATGGCCTGGACTCAAGTGCAGCCACCAAAGCCTCCAGTGCGTCCACAGGGTCTGTTTTGTAA